Proteins encoded by one window of Psychromonas sp. L1A2:
- a CDS encoding manganese-dependent inorganic pyrophosphatase, whose protein sequence is MIVLGHQNPDCDSLCSAIGLASLFNKMGKSATPALQGEPNPEALFLLEQSGLPQPEIRTEVAGEEIFIVDYSDWGQGTADMKKATILGIVDHHKLGDITTSTPLECWIWPVGCSATIVYNMYKFNNQVPDAAVAKMMMGAIISDTVNFQGPTCTDIDIVAANELATIAGVEDIQAFAKAQFEAKSDIKAELASDLILRDQKVFEMAGEKLAIGQLELTSLETAFAKKDEMLAEMKQLQAEKDYHSTIVLLTDINKLDTTALIISKDADKVAKALSSTVVDNMFELPGVVSRKKQIIPFLQAAFEA, encoded by the coding sequence ATGATTGTATTAGGACACCAAAACCCAGATTGTGATAGCTTATGTAGTGCTATCGGCCTTGCTAGTTTATTTAATAAAATGGGCAAATCAGCAACTCCTGCATTACAAGGTGAACCAAATCCTGAGGCGTTATTTTTATTAGAACAATCAGGTTTACCTCAGCCTGAAATTCGCACTGAAGTTGCTGGCGAAGAAATTTTCATTGTTGACTACTCTGACTGGGGTCAAGGTACTGCAGACATGAAAAAAGCGACTATTCTAGGTATTGTTGATCACCATAAATTGGGTGACATTACAACTTCAACACCTTTAGAATGTTGGATCTGGCCTGTCGGTTGTAGTGCGACAATTGTTTACAACATGTACAAGTTTAATAATCAAGTACCTGATGCGGCTGTTGCTAAAATGATGATGGGCGCGATTATTTCAGACACGGTTAATTTCCAAGGACCTACTTGTACAGATATCGATATTGTTGCTGCTAATGAATTGGCTACCATTGCGGGTGTTGAGGATATTCAAGCATTTGCAAAAGCACAGTTTGAAGCTAAATCAGATATTAAAGCTGAGCTTGCTTCTGACCTTATTCTTCGTGACCAAAAAGTATTTGAAATGGCTGGCGAGAAACTAGCAATTGGGCAATTAGAGTTAACATCATTAGAAACAGCATTTGCTAAAAAAGACGAAATGTTAGCTGAAATGAAACAATTACAAGCAGAGAAAGATTATCACTCAACTATTGTGCTATTAACTGATATTAATAAATTAGATACAACGGCATTAATCATCTCTAAAGATGCAGATAAAGTCGCAAAAGCATTAAGCAGTACTGTTGTAGATAATATGTTTGAATTACCTGGTGTTGTTAGTCGTAAAAAACAAATTATTCCATTCTTGCAGGCTGCATTTGAAGCTTAG
- a CDS encoding class I SAM-dependent methyltransferase codes for MDIALICNENILAPKAKKLREKWGFLASKSEQFQLRLLPEYLALEQLDDKQQGLVFVDFASGAVAHRRKFGGGKGQSIAKAIGMKAGVSLHVIDATAGLGRDAFVLASLGCKVDMVERSPVAAALLQDGLERAYLDSEIGEWMQQRMRLTHASGYEYLQNNQADIVYLDPMFPHKKKSALVKKEMRVFQGVVGADLDADDLLDVALAAAKYRVVVKRPDYAPFLNDKKPSMSINMKNNRFDVYVKQAIGR; via the coding sequence ATGGATATTGCATTAATCTGTAATGAAAATATTCTGGCGCCTAAAGCAAAGAAGTTGCGCGAAAAGTGGGGCTTTTTAGCCTCTAAAAGTGAACAGTTTCAATTACGCTTACTGCCAGAATATTTAGCGCTTGAACAATTGGATGACAAACAACAAGGTTTGGTATTTGTTGATTTTGCCTCTGGTGCGGTTGCTCATCGTAGAAAGTTTGGTGGGGGTAAAGGGCAATCAATTGCAAAAGCGATAGGCATGAAAGCAGGTGTGTCATTGCACGTTATTGACGCGACAGCGGGCTTAGGTAGAGATGCCTTTGTATTGGCATCTTTGGGATGTAAAGTCGATATGGTCGAACGTTCACCCGTCGCAGCTGCATTATTACAAGATGGGCTAGAAAGAGCTTATTTAGACAGTGAAATAGGGGAGTGGATGCAACAACGTATGCGCTTAACCCATGCAAGTGGGTATGAGTATCTACAAAATAATCAAGCTGATATTGTTTATTTAGACCCGATGTTCCCACATAAAAAAAAGTCTGCATTAGTCAAAAAAGAGATGCGTGTGTTCCAAGGCGTAGTAGGTGCTGATTTAGATGCCGATGATCTATTAGATGTTGCATTAGCTGCTGCTAAATACAGAGTGGTAGTAAAACGCCCTGACTACGCACCTTTTTTAAACGATAAAAAGCCTAGCATGAGTATCAACATGAAAAATAATCGATTTGATGTTTATGTTAAACAAGCCATTGGCCGTTAA
- a CDS encoding flavin prenyltransferase UbiX: protein MQYNETVTLGVTGASGSGYFLSLLQSMVDANVKVYLILSEAAQIVLKTEVNEDWPTDIESLNQFLVERFNAKKNQVTALTSKDWFSPVASGSSAPKKMVVCPCSCGTLASIAQGLSNNLIERAADVVFKERGQLIVMPRETPFSTLHLKNMLTLSELGATVMPLAPGFYHQPTTIEELHEFMVARVMDHLQIKHQASKRWCE from the coding sequence ATGCAATATAACGAAACGGTAACATTAGGCGTAACAGGTGCATCAGGTAGTGGTTATTTTTTAAGCCTATTACAATCAATGGTCGATGCGAATGTAAAAGTTTATCTAATATTATCCGAAGCTGCACAGATTGTGTTAAAAACGGAGGTTAATGAAGATTGGCCTACTGATATTGAATCACTTAATCAGTTTTTAGTTGAACGCTTTAATGCAAAAAAGAATCAAGTTACAGCATTAACCTCAAAAGATTGGTTTTCACCTGTCGCGTCAGGATCGTCTGCACCTAAAAAAATGGTTGTTTGTCCATGTAGTTGTGGAACATTAGCTTCAATTGCTCAAGGTTTATCAAATAATTTGATTGAACGAGCTGCTGATGTTGTGTTTAAAGAAAGAGGGCAGTTAATTGTCATGCCTAGGGAAACTCCATTCTCTACATTACATCTAAAGAATATGCTGACATTATCAGAGTTGGGTGCAACGGTTATGCCACTAGCGCCAGGATTTTATCATCAACCTACAACAATAGAAGAGCTTCATGAATTTATGGTTGCGAGAGTAATGGATCATTTACAGATAAAGCATCAAGCTAGTAAAAGATGGTGTGAGTAA
- a CDS encoding IS630 family transposase (programmed frameshift), translating to MKKHDFSELAKTHKSVRMRLRYSALAHFQEGSSRTDIAKFLKVSRTSVNKWISQYHQNGLDGLIDKKTTGRPLRLSEIQSLQLIQYINEYTKNDKGGRLVGTDIQLFIADNFGHQYHLSSVYKLLHRLGFSWITSRSKHPKQSLEVQEDFKKFQIKMILKIPGHISLDRVDIWLQDEARFGQQNTTTKLWAKTGSRPLAVKQQQFEYAYLFGSVCVTNGQSQAMVMPYVNKDIMYAHLKQISMSTAEDRHAVIIMDGAGWHTEDLATDFNNVSVIKLPPYSPELNPIEQVWSWLRQHHLANRCFNGYESIVDAVCYAWNDFVSDSQRVIKMCTRDWMNLIN from the exons ATGAAAAAACATGATTTTTCTGAATTGGCCAAAACACATAAAAGTGTTCGTATGAGACTGCGTTATTCTGCTCTAGCGCACTTTCAAGAAGGCAGCTCTCGTACCGATATAGCTAAATTTCTTAAAGTGAGCCGTACTAGTGTTAATAAATGGATATCTCAATATCATCAAAATGGATTGGATGGATTAATTGATAAAAAGACAACTGGACGTCCCTTACGATTATCTGAAATCCAATCACTTCAACTAATTCAATATATTAATGAATATACAAAAAATGATAAGGGTGGCCGATTAGTAGGCACTGATATCCAGTTGTTTATTGCTGATAATTTTGGCCATCAATACCACCTTTCAAGTGTCTACAAATTACTTCACCGTTTAGGTTTTTCATGGATAACCTCTCGCTCTAAGCACCCAAAACAGTCCCTTGAAGTTCAAGAAGATTTT AAAAAATTCCAAATAAAAATGATCCTTAAGATCCCTGGCCATATCTCATTAGATAGAGTCGATATCTGGTTACAAGATGAAGCACGTTTTGGACAACAAAATACAACAACAAAGCTATGGGCTAAAACAGGTAGCAGACCATTAGCTGTGAAACAGCAACAGTTTGAATATGCATATTTATTTGGCTCCGTTTGTGTCACTAATGGGCAATCACAAGCGATGGTAATGCCTTATGTAAATAAAGACATTATGTATGCTCACCTGAAACAAATATCCATGAGTACCGCCGAAGATCGGCATGCAGTCATTATTATGGATGGGGCTGGTTGGCATACAGAAGATCTTGCGACAGACTTTAATAATGTTAGCGTAATTAAGCTTCCTCCGTACTCTCCAGAACTAAATCCGATAGAACAAGTGTGGAGCTGGTTGCGTCAACATCATTTAGCTAATCGTTGTTTTAATGGTTATGAATCAATTGTGGATGCGGTTTGTTATGCATGGAATGACTTTGTAAGTGATAGTCAAAGAGTAATAAAAATGTGCACTAGGGATTGGATGAATCTGATCAACTAA
- the mpl gene encoding UDP-N-acetylmuramate:L-alanyl-gamma-D-glutamyl-meso-diaminopimelate ligase, translating into MHIHILGICGTFMGGVAILAKSLGYKVTGSDKNVYPPMSTQLEAQGIELIQGFDPSQLDSKPDLVVIGNAMSRGNPCVEAVLDKQIPYISGPQWLLEHVLKDKWVLAVAGTHGKTSTSSMLAWILEYANMQPGFLIGGVPENFGLSARLGETPFFVIEADEYDSAFFDKRSKFVHYHPRTLVMNNLEFDHADIFEDLNAIKKQFHHLMRTVPSTGRVFLPNKDEALMAVKHMGCWSEVEYLGENWSAEKMKNDGTQFEVKLDGVKKGQVNWDLMGDHNVDNALAAIAAARHVGVTPEISVLALAEFKSIKRRMEVKGKINNITVYDDFAHHPTAVKTTLAGLRAKVGNERIIAVLEPRSNTMKLGIHKEALVNSLALADTVYCFEDKNIEWSIKELFEEQGKTVHVETDIDKLVNELTILAKPKDHILIMSNGGFGNIHQKLLDSLNS; encoded by the coding sequence ATGCATATTCATATTCTTGGTATCTGCGGCACGTTCATGGGCGGTGTTGCTATTCTTGCTAAATCATTAGGCTACAAAGTAACGGGTTCTGACAAAAATGTTTATCCGCCAATGAGCACTCAGCTTGAAGCGCAAGGTATAGAGTTGATTCAAGGCTTTGACCCAAGCCAATTAGATAGCAAACCTGATTTGGTTGTTATTGGTAATGCAATGAGTCGTGGTAATCCCTGTGTTGAAGCTGTTTTAGATAAGCAGATCCCTTATATATCAGGACCTCAATGGTTATTAGAACATGTCTTAAAAGATAAATGGGTATTAGCCGTTGCAGGTACGCACGGTAAAACATCAACATCGAGCATGCTTGCTTGGATTTTAGAGTATGCGAATATGCAGCCTGGTTTCTTAATCGGTGGTGTGCCAGAAAATTTTGGTTTATCGGCGCGTTTAGGCGAAACACCCTTTTTTGTCATTGAAGCTGATGAGTACGATAGTGCATTTTTCGATAAACGTTCTAAATTTGTTCATTACCATCCAAGAACGTTAGTCATGAATAATTTAGAATTTGACCATGCTGATATTTTTGAAGATTTAAATGCTATTAAGAAGCAATTTCATCATTTAATGAGAACTGTACCAAGTACAGGACGCGTATTTTTACCGAATAAAGATGAAGCTCTAATGGCTGTGAAGCATATGGGGTGCTGGAGTGAAGTTGAATATTTAGGTGAGAATTGGTCTGCTGAAAAAATGAAAAATGATGGAACACAATTTGAAGTTAAACTTGATGGCGTTAAGAAAGGACAAGTGAATTGGGATTTAATGGGAGATCATAACGTTGATAATGCATTAGCCGCAATTGCTGCTGCTCGGCATGTAGGTGTAACCCCTGAAATTAGTGTTCTAGCATTAGCTGAATTCAAAAGCATTAAACGTCGAATGGAAGTTAAAGGAAAAATTAATAATATTACTGTTTATGACGATTTTGCTCACCATCCTACTGCAGTTAAAACAACGCTTGCTGGTTTGCGCGCCAAAGTTGGAAATGAAAGAATCATTGCAGTACTGGAGCCGCGTTCAAATACAATGAAACTAGGTATTCATAAGGAAGCATTAGTTAATTCATTAGCGCTTGCGGACACGGTTTATTGTTTTGAAGATAAAAATATTGAGTGGTCTATAAAAGAGTTGTTTGAAGAACAAGGCAAAACTGTTCATGTCGAAACAGATATCGATAAACTAGTAAACGAATTAACAATATTAGCAAAACCAAAAGATCACATCTTAATAATGAGTAACGGTGGGTTTGGTAATATTCACCAAAAATTACTAGATAGCTTGAATAGTTAA
- a CDS encoding bifunctional diguanylate cyclase/phosphodiesterase: MLTSLKFILKKNVFRYCSFFLFFYSINAISAEVLVLHSGYQGNEQTRQIQKGIEKKFLDSNISLYVSYLDSNQTMSDQAIIRHVDFLSRKFDTKKFDAVIVSGENAFKLVQDYGERLFVNTPIILTGIKLKNHLVTEFSHKLSAVVEPENIFDTVNLAIELFPKATDIYIVTGTSSASKLTEDTTQQLSVNLKQSLTILSEETEVSLKQIISKARNNAVVIFSDFSRDKNGSFINRNEILKSLTSIARIPLFVLHQHDLIEGVVGGVVASGFIQGEAAADKVLQLLEGLSIEDLPAEINLNNQYLIQYAELLRWGIKGTDLPDGYKIINQPDQEDETHFGLMTLLIILFIFTLVFIWGWRKFHNLEVTTSLLKAKHERVKNIFNVSYDFIFILDLVGEVKMANQTALDFIEMSESDVNGEILWETPWWQHDAASKRKLKSAMGQARVGKTARFECRLINKNQESYAFDVFIQPVKNDLDTGNSRNEITSIIVEARDISSIKAVEEEVQKANKRSNLLLDESPSMLLMLNVQGLILSCNKFGCNLLGYADGELIGRNLVTLYSQLVNINELKSYLAECADREDMLLTREISYSTKNGRKVWINERVRKIEGHDQYFLVCENITERYELSKELNYRASHDYLTGLKNRLFFESQLDKSLQDIQTSNNPCSLMYLDMDKFKIINDTCGHHAGDEVLRQIATILTDSVPTRAMVARLGGDEFAIILPMLELDEAHKVAETIISAIAKHYFLWEEHHFSLGISIGLTELSTFSRDGVQALNCVDSACYTAKQSGRNRIHVYEEDKQEELRREEVVWVTKVQDALRDETRFCLYAQLIKPVDGDDDYLHYEILTRMIDENGELAPPAKFIPIAESYNLADKIDMIIITKTLNWLKNHPEHVLKLNMCSINLSGQSLGDPKFIEDLVQLLTHSSLPLEKLCFEITETVAIGNFSNASKLINSLKKLGCKLALDDFGTGLSSFGYLKRLNVDYLKIDGVFVKDMASDAQDFGIVKTIHELSHLFGKKTIAEYVENEDIIEKLKEIGVDYAQGYHLGKPMPIDMMALLSTSLNEEDY; encoded by the coding sequence TTGTTAACGTCTTTAAAATTTATCCTCAAAAAGAATGTGTTTAGATACTGTTCTTTCTTTCTATTTTTCTATTCTATTAATGCCATCTCTGCTGAAGTATTAGTGTTACATTCTGGTTATCAAGGTAATGAGCAAACGCGTCAGATTCAGAAAGGCATTGAAAAAAAGTTTTTAGATAGCAATATTTCACTATATGTATCGTATTTAGACAGTAATCAAACAATGTCTGATCAAGCGATAATTAGACATGTCGATTTTTTATCAAGAAAGTTTGATACTAAGAAATTTGATGCTGTTATTGTGAGCGGCGAAAATGCGTTTAAATTAGTGCAAGACTATGGTGAGCGATTATTTGTCAATACGCCTATTATCTTAACTGGGATTAAGTTAAAAAACCATTTAGTTACTGAGTTCTCTCATAAATTATCTGCAGTCGTAGAGCCTGAAAATATTTTTGATACTGTGAATTTAGCGATAGAATTATTTCCTAAAGCAACTGATATTTATATTGTAACGGGCACTTCTTCTGCGAGTAAATTAACAGAGGATACTACTCAACAATTATCTGTAAACCTTAAGCAAAGTTTAACTATTTTAAGTGAAGAAACGGAAGTTTCTTTAAAACAAATCATTAGTAAAGCTCGGAATAATGCGGTGGTAATCTTCAGCGATTTTTCGCGAGATAAAAATGGCTCATTTATAAACCGGAATGAAATACTCAAATCTTTAACATCGATTGCTAGAATTCCTTTGTTTGTATTGCACCAGCATGACTTAATTGAGGGAGTTGTAGGTGGTGTCGTGGCAAGTGGCTTTATTCAAGGAGAGGCCGCAGCAGATAAAGTTTTACAGCTTTTAGAAGGGCTATCAATTGAAGACTTGCCTGCTGAAATAAATTTAAATAATCAATACCTTATACAATATGCTGAGTTATTAAGATGGGGGATTAAAGGGACTGACCTACCTGATGGTTATAAAATAATTAATCAACCAGATCAAGAAGATGAAACTCATTTTGGTCTGATGACGCTTTTGATTATTTTATTTATTTTTACTCTTGTCTTTATATGGGGATGGCGAAAATTCCATAATTTAGAGGTAACAACCTCTTTATTAAAAGCCAAACATGAAAGAGTTAAAAATATTTTTAATGTTTCTTATGACTTTATCTTTATCTTAGATTTGGTTGGCGAAGTAAAAATGGCAAATCAAACCGCTTTAGACTTTATTGAAATGTCAGAAAGTGATGTTAATGGCGAAATATTATGGGAAACACCTTGGTGGCAACATGATGCCGCCAGTAAAAGGAAATTAAAGTCAGCGATGGGACAGGCTAGAGTAGGTAAAACTGCTCGATTTGAATGTCGATTAATTAACAAAAATCAGGAAAGTTATGCATTTGATGTTTTCATTCAACCTGTTAAAAATGACTTGGATACAGGTAATAGTCGCAATGAGATCACATCAATCATTGTCGAAGCTCGTGATATTAGTAGTATTAAAGCGGTAGAAGAAGAAGTTCAAAAGGCGAATAAGCGTTCAAATCTATTATTAGATGAAAGTCCTTCAATGTTACTCATGCTAAATGTACAAGGTTTAATTTTGTCTTGTAATAAATTTGGCTGTAATTTATTAGGTTATGCAGATGGAGAGTTAATTGGCCGAAACCTTGTCACACTTTATTCTCAATTAGTTAATATTAACGAATTAAAAAGCTATCTTGCAGAATGTGCTGATCGAGAGGATATGTTATTAACACGGGAAATTTCTTATTCTACAAAGAATGGCAGAAAAGTCTGGATTAATGAACGAGTAAGAAAAATAGAAGGTCACGATCAATACTTTCTAGTCTGTGAAAATATAACTGAACGTTATGAGCTTTCTAAAGAGTTAAATTATCGCGCGTCACATGATTATCTAACGGGATTAAAGAATCGTTTGTTTTTTGAAAGTCAGTTAGATAAAAGTTTACAAGATATACAAACGTCAAATAATCCATGTAGTTTAATGTATTTGGATATGGACAAATTTAAAATCATCAACGATACCTGCGGACATCATGCTGGTGATGAAGTGTTACGACAAATTGCCACGATATTGACCGACAGTGTGCCAACAAGAGCAATGGTTGCTCGCTTAGGTGGTGATGAGTTTGCCATTATTCTACCAATGCTTGAACTCGATGAAGCACATAAAGTTGCTGAAACCATTATTTCAGCTATTGCTAAACATTATTTCTTATGGGAGGAGCATCACTTTTCATTAGGCATCAGTATCGGCCTTACTGAACTATCTACTTTCTCTAGGGATGGTGTACAAGCTCTTAACTGTGTTGATAGCGCTTGTTATACCGCTAAGCAATCAGGGCGAAATCGTATTCATGTTTATGAGGAAGATAAACAAGAGGAACTACGTCGAGAAGAAGTCGTTTGGGTAACTAAAGTGCAAGATGCTTTACGTGATGAAACGCGTTTTTGTTTATATGCTCAATTAATTAAACCAGTGGATGGCGATGATGATTATTTACATTATGAAATTCTAACAAGAATGATTGATGAAAATGGTGAACTAGCGCCGCCAGCTAAATTTATTCCGATTGCTGAAAGTTATAACTTAGCAGATAAGATCGATATGATCATTATTACTAAAACATTAAATTGGCTGAAAAATCATCCTGAACATGTCTTAAAGTTAAATATGTGTTCAATTAATTTATCGGGGCAGTCACTTGGCGACCCTAAATTTATCGAAGATCTCGTTCAATTATTAACACACTCTTCATTACCATTAGAAAAACTGTGTTTTGAAATCACTGAAACGGTTGCAATAGGTAACTTTAGCAATGCATCTAAACTAATTAATTCATTGAAAAAACTAGGGTGTAAATTGGCGTTAGATGACTTTGGTACTGGTCTTTCTTCATTTGGTTATTTGAAACGTTTGAATGTAGATTATTTAAAAATTGATGGGGTTTTTGTTAAAGATATGGCAAGCGACGCACAAGACTTTGGTATTGTTAAAACAATTCATGAGTTAAGCCATCTGTTTGGTAAAAAGACCATTGCAGAATATGTAGAGAATGAAGATATTATCGAAAAATTAAAAGAAATCGGTGTCGACTATGCACAAGGCTATCACTTAGGAAAACCTATGCCGATAGATATGATGGCATTATTATCAACTTCATTGAACGAAGAGGATTATTAA